One genomic segment of Cellulophaga sp. HaHaR_3_176 includes these proteins:
- a CDS encoding o-succinylbenzoate synthase → MKAAYKKYILDFKRPSGTSRGILKQKETWFIYLEQDGKYGIGECGILRSLSIDDVPDYEEKLKWTCENITLGKDKLWNHLIEYPSIQFGVEQAFLSFDSDNPFELFKSAFTQKKSPIPINGLIWMGEESFMFEQIQQKLEQGFKCIKMKIGAINFDSELKLIASIREKYSKYQIELRVDANGAFSSEEALSKLKQLANYNLHSIEQPIKQGNYLKMSNLCKETPLPIALDEELIGVFDVTKKKELLLTIQPQYIILKPSLIGGFKGSQEWITLAEELGIKWWVTSALESNIGLNAIAQWTYTLNSKLPQGLGTGGLYVNNIDSPLKVDRGTLIYDINKCWNKNLIEDLCL, encoded by the coding sequence ATGAAAGCAGCTTATAAAAAATACATTTTAGATTTTAAAAGGCCTAGTGGAACTTCCCGTGGTATATTAAAGCAAAAAGAAACATGGTTTATTTATCTTGAACAAGATGGTAAATACGGCATTGGAGAATGTGGTATTTTAAGAAGCTTGAGTATTGATGATGTGCCTGATTATGAAGAAAAGCTGAAGTGGACGTGTGAAAATATTACATTAGGTAAAGATAAACTTTGGAATCATTTAATTGAATACCCAAGCATTCAATTTGGAGTAGAACAAGCTTTTTTATCATTTGACTCAGATAATCCGTTTGAATTATTTAAATCAGCTTTTACTCAAAAAAAATCACCAATACCTATAAACGGATTAATTTGGATGGGTGAAGAAAGTTTTATGTTTGAGCAAATTCAACAAAAACTAGAACAAGGTTTCAAGTGCATTAAAATGAAAATTGGAGCAATTAATTTTGATTCAGAATTAAAGTTAATAGCATCTATCAGGGAAAAATATTCAAAATATCAAATAGAATTACGAGTTGATGCCAATGGAGCGTTTTCGTCAGAAGAAGCTTTATCTAAATTAAAACAATTAGCAAACTATAATTTACATTCTATAGAGCAGCCTATAAAGCAAGGTAATTATTTAAAAATGAGTAATTTGTGTAAAGAAACACCTTTGCCTATTGCTTTAGATGAAGAATTAATAGGTGTTTTTGATGTAACAAAAAAGAAAGAACTGCTACTAACAATACAACCACAATATATTATTTTAAAACCTAGCTTAATTGGTGGGTTTAAAGGAAGTCAAGAGTGGATTACTTTAGCAGAAGAATTAGGAATAAAATGGTGGGTTACTAGTGCACTAGAGAGTAATATTGGTTTAAATGCAATTGCACAATGGACCTATACTTTAAATAGTAAATTACCACAAGGATTGGGTACAGGTGGCTTATATGTCAATAATATAGATAGCCCATTAAAGGTAGATAGAGGTACATTAATATATGACATTAATAAGTGTTGGAATAAAAATTTAATTGAAGATTTATGTTTATAG
- a CDS encoding SDR family oxidoreductase, translated as MKESIEKVVWITGASSGIGEALTYAYNDKKYKVIISARREEALEKVKIKCTHPENVYVLPLDITLFDEMPEKTTEAITAFDRIDILINNAGVSQRSLITETDFNVYKKLMDVNYLGTVALTKALLPYFITQKNGHFATVSSLMGKFSSPYRSGYCGVKHALHGFFDALRMEHEKDRISVTLICPGFIQTDVAKNALTGNGSKQNTEDEATKNGLPVAVFANRMMKAISRKKYEAYIGRKEIIAIYVKRFFPKLLHRIVLKSNVR; from the coding sequence ATGAAAGAGTCTATTGAAAAAGTAGTTTGGATTACTGGTGCATCGTCAGGTATTGGTGAAGCTTTAACGTATGCTTACAATGACAAGAAATATAAAGTCATTATTTCTGCAAGAAGAGAAGAAGCTTTAGAAAAAGTAAAAATTAAATGTACCCACCCTGAAAATGTTTATGTACTACCCTTAGACATAACACTTTTTGATGAAATGCCTGAAAAAACAACAGAAGCCATTACTGCTTTTGATAGAATTGATATATTGATAAATAACGCAGGTGTAAGCCAACGTTCGCTTATTACTGAAACAGATTTTAATGTTTACAAGAAGCTTATGGATGTTAATTATTTAGGAACTGTAGCACTAACAAAAGCTTTGCTTCCTTATTTTATAACACAAAAGAATGGTCATTTTGCAACTGTAAGTAGTTTGATGGGAAAATTCTCTTCTCCTTATCGATCTGGTTACTGCGGTGTTAAACATGCCTTACATGGCTTTTTTGATGCTTTACGAATGGAGCATGAAAAAGATAGAATTTCAGTAACTCTAATTTGCCCAGGTTTCATACAAACTGATGTTGCTAAAAATGCTTTAACGGGGAACGGTAGCAAACAAAACACTGAAGATGAAGCTACAAAAAATGGCTTGCCTGTTGCTGTATTTGCTAATCGAATGATGAAAGCTATTTCTCGCAAAAAGTATGAAGCTTATATTGGTCGAAAAGAAATTATTGCAATTTATGTAAAAAGGTTTTTTCCTAAATTACTACATCGTATAGTTTTAAAAAGTAATGTAAGGTAA
- a CDS encoding metal-dependent hydrolase — MKVTFLGHATLLIKTKLTTILVDPFITGNPLVKDKVNIDDLKPDYILITHAHQDHVLDVEVIAKQSDATIVSNYEIATYYEKKGFRVHPMNHGGAWNFDFGKLKYVNAIHTSTFADGTNGGQPGGFVLSADDKHIYIAGDTALHMDMKLIPYSYTLDLAILPIGDNFTMGVEDAIFASDFIECDTVLGYHYDTFGFIKIDQKEAKKRFLEEDKKLYLLAIGKSILI; from the coding sequence ATGAAGGTTACTTTTCTTGGGCATGCCACTTTATTAATCAAAACAAAATTAACAACAATACTTGTTGACCCTTTTATAACAGGTAACCCTTTAGTAAAAGATAAAGTTAATATTGATGATTTAAAACCTGATTATATTTTAATTACACATGCACACCAAGATCATGTTTTAGACGTAGAGGTTATTGCGAAGCAATCAGACGCTACTATTGTAAGCAATTATGAGATAGCAACGTATTATGAGAAAAAGGGTTTTAGAGTGCACCCAATGAATCATGGTGGTGCTTGGAATTTTGATTTTGGGAAACTAAAATATGTAAATGCTATACATACATCTACTTTTGCTGATGGTACAAATGGCGGTCAGCCAGGAGGTTTTGTTTTATCTGCAGATGATAAACATATTTATATCGCCGGAGACACTGCTTTACATATGGATATGAAACTCATACCTTATAGTTATACATTAGATTTAGCAATTTTACCAATTGGTGATAATTTTACTATGGGGGTAGAAGATGCTATTTTTGCATCAGATTTTATTGAATGTGATACAGTTTTAGGCTACCATTACGATACTTTCGGATTTATAAAAATTGATCAAAAGGAAGCTAAAAAGAGATTTTTAGAAGAAGATAAAAAATTGTATTTACTAGCTATAGGTAAATCAATTTTGATATAA
- a CDS encoding sensor histidine kinase, producing MLTKKIYLQFLFIFLFVAAFGQETIDQKVDSYTEFKKAPNSSDRMFLFFNTPNRYNQNSAYDWKKTLEEYLSEAIREKDSASIFEYKIMQSQVFYDLGQYSRSVSISNDLYKSNLDTKIEHKKILLELLDRNYAKLKLYVNQSEVRKEKKELGITTNTTFYDIYSNVGLPRKAMEAYIEEVSKNLNPKDYYANAVYNNNVGNYLRKAMSEEVAIDKFVNAESFINLYLNDIIEVKTENDLIKGNLLKGVIEGNLGKSHAELKQFDKAIAYLKNSIDIINEYRMGTYSTELIENSLYLAECELQVGNLRAAKLILDKDLSYYETEHQLKKNRLLAAYYDKNGEYSNASLYYKKNIRLRDSISLNEKGIKEQQIEALVQSELENSKALLDQSKQNLAKKSDEMIELDNKIDAIFISLIFTLLGFAGLVYAYLRSIKAQRIIVKQKYIIEASLVEKDSLLKEIHHRVKNNLQMVSSLLSLQTKNTKSKAAIEALEEGKSRVKAMALIHQKLYQNEDLSVIEMQGYIESLVNSIQSVYKKGGHKINITIDAENVELDIDRAIPFGLILNELVSNSFKYGFPDNDDDTGKIYIHLRKNEVEGFFEYTDNGIGLPENIDERTDSSMGIRLMNRLVNQLQSNLNIDKMPEGVRFWFNFK from the coding sequence TTGTTAACAAAGAAAATATACCTTCAATTTTTATTTATTTTTTTGTTTGTAGCAGCTTTTGGACAAGAGACTATAGATCAGAAAGTAGATTCTTACACAGAGTTTAAAAAAGCACCTAATTCTTCAGATAGGATGTTTTTGTTTTTTAATACACCAAATAGATACAATCAGAACTCTGCATACGATTGGAAAAAAACATTAGAAGAGTATCTATCTGAAGCTATTAGAGAAAAAGATTCGGCATCTATTTTTGAATATAAAATAATGCAAAGTCAAGTTTTTTATGATTTAGGCCAGTATTCTCGTAGTGTTAGTATATCAAACGATTTATACAAATCTAACTTAGATACCAAAATAGAACATAAAAAAATTCTATTAGAATTATTAGATAGAAATTATGCTAAATTAAAACTTTACGTAAACCAAAGTGAAGTTCGAAAAGAAAAAAAAGAGCTAGGGATTACTACGAATACCACTTTTTATGATATTTATTCAAACGTAGGCCTTCCAAGAAAAGCAATGGAAGCTTATATCGAAGAAGTTAGTAAAAATTTGAACCCTAAAGATTATTATGCAAATGCAGTTTATAACAATAATGTAGGTAATTATTTAAGAAAGGCAATGTCAGAAGAAGTTGCTATTGATAAGTTCGTAAATGCAGAATCGTTTATAAATTTATACCTGAACGATATTATAGAAGTTAAAACAGAAAATGATCTTATAAAGGGTAATTTATTAAAAGGTGTTATTGAAGGTAACTTAGGAAAGTCTCATGCAGAATTAAAGCAATTTGATAAAGCAATCGCATACTTAAAGAATAGTATTGATATTATCAATGAATATAGAATGGGAACCTATTCTACAGAATTGATTGAGAATAGTTTGTATTTAGCAGAGTGTGAATTACAGGTTGGTAATTTAAGAGCAGCTAAATTAATTTTAGACAAAGATTTATCATATTACGAAACGGAGCATCAATTAAAGAAAAACCGTTTGTTAGCGGCTTATTATGATAAAAACGGCGAATACTCTAATGCTAGTTTGTATTATAAGAAAAATATTAGATTACGCGATTCTATAAGTTTAAATGAAAAAGGAATTAAAGAACAACAAATTGAAGCCTTAGTTCAATCAGAATTAGAAAACTCAAAAGCTTTACTTGATCAGTCTAAACAAAATTTAGCAAAAAAGAGTGATGAGATGATTGAGCTAGATAATAAAATTGATGCCATTTTCATTTCATTGATATTTACACTTTTAGGTTTTGCAGGTTTAGTATATGCTTATTTAAGAAGTATAAAGGCGCAACGTATTATTGTTAAGCAAAAATATATTATTGAAGCATCATTAGTAGAAAAAGACTCTTTACTTAAAGAAATACATCACCGTGTAAAAAACAATTTACAAATGGTTTCTAGTTTATTGAGTTTACAAACTAAAAACACCAAAAGTAAAGCTGCTATAGAGGCTTTAGAAGAAGGTAAGAGTAGGGTGAAAGCAATGGCGTTAATACACCAGAAATTATATCAGAACGAAGATTTATCAGTTATTGAAATGCAAGGTTATATTGAAAGTCTGGTCAACAGTATTCAATCTGTTTATAAAAAAGGAGGGCATAAAATTAACATTACTATTGATGCAGAAAATGTAGAGCTTGATATAGATAGAGCGATACCTTTCGGTCTTATTTTAAATGAATTAGTATCAAATTCATTTAAATATGGTTTTCCTGATAATGATGACGATACTGGTAAAATTTACATTCATTTACGTAAAAATGAGGTGGAAGGCTTTTTTGAGTATACCGATAATGGGATAGGTTTGCCAGAAAATATTGATGAGCGCACAGATTCATCTATGGGGATACGTTTAATGAATCGTTTAGTTAATCAGTTACAATCTAATTTGAATATAGATAAAATGCCAGAAGGAGTTCGTTTTTGGTTTAATTTTAAATAA
- a CDS encoding LytTR family DNA-binding domain-containing protein, protein MEQPIKILIVEDNVIIADDMQSMLEEIGYEIVDNVIVYEQAVEVLKTKQVDLVLIDIILASDKTGIDLGKHIRENYNIPFIFVTSNSDRATVENAKTVKPNGYLVKPFEQQDLYTSIEIALSSFNYNEKGSSDKNSASNAPTESNKVMSNSVLKDSIFVKKQHLYYRIQFEDIHFIKADNVYLEVNTVDKKFLVRSPLKDYLEKLPSQKFYRAHKSYIVNVDHIEAINSKDILINNNLIPISKEFKEFIISAMNS, encoded by the coding sequence TTGGAACAGCCCATCAAAATTCTTATAGTTGAAGATAATGTCATCATTGCTGATGATATGCAATCCATGTTGGAGGAAATAGGCTATGAGATTGTAGACAATGTAATTGTTTATGAACAAGCAGTAGAAGTACTGAAAACAAAACAAGTAGATTTAGTTTTAATTGATATTATTTTAGCATCAGATAAAACAGGAATAGATTTAGGTAAACATATTAGAGAAAATTATAATATACCTTTCATATTTGTTACTTCAAACTCAGATAGAGCTACTGTTGAGAATGCAAAAACAGTTAAACCTAATGGTTATTTAGTAAAACCTTTCGAACAACAAGACCTATATACATCTATAGAAATTGCATTGTCAAGTTTTAATTACAATGAAAAAGGGTCTTCAGATAAAAACTCAGCTTCTAATGCTCCAACAGAGTCTAACAAAGTAATGTCTAATTCTGTTTTAAAGGATTCTATTTTTGTTAAAAAACAGCATTTATATTACAGAATTCAGTTTGAAGATATACACTTTATAAAAGCAGATAATGTTTATTTAGAAGTTAATACTGTTGATAAAAAGTTTTTAGTACGTTCACCATTAAAAGACTACTTAGAGAAGTTACCTTCTCAAAAATTTTATAGAGCACATAAATCATACATTGTAAATGTTGATCATATTGAAGCTATAAATTCTAAAGATATTTTAATAAATAATAATTTAATTCCTATATCAAAGGAATTTAAAGAGTTTATTATTTCTGCAATGAATTCATAA
- the menA gene encoding 1,4-dihydroxy-2-naphthoate octaprenyltransferase produces MTKFKAWINAARLRTLPLSISGIITGTALADYYGYSNLPVFILALLTTIGFQVTSNFANDYGDGVKGTDNNDRIGPKRALQSGILTRKELKKGIIISAIISILLAIVLLYVAFGSNNLLLILVFFILALVSIWASIKYTVGASAYGYRGLGDVFVFVFFGLLGVLGAMYLFTKFLTFEAILPAIAIGLLSTGVLNLNNLRDCISDKKAGKNTVVVKMGFEKGKIYHYSLLIISFFCMLMFGLINFSSWKNFLYLIVFIPVTIHALKVRKNKNPVLLDPELKKLALSTFFIAILYYISINIFS; encoded by the coding sequence TTGACGAAATTTAAAGCTTGGATTAACGCTGCGCGACTGCGTACTTTACCATTATCTATTTCAGGAATAATTACAGGTACTGCATTAGCAGATTATTATGGTTACAGCAACTTACCTGTCTTTATATTAGCACTATTAACAACTATAGGCTTTCAGGTTACCTCAAATTTTGCAAACGATTATGGAGACGGTGTTAAAGGAACCGATAATAACGATAGAATAGGGCCAAAAAGAGCTCTACAAAGCGGAATTTTAACACGCAAAGAGCTAAAAAAGGGCATTATCATTTCTGCGATAATTAGTATTTTATTAGCCATTGTACTTCTATATGTTGCTTTTGGTAGCAATAACCTTTTACTAATTTTAGTATTTTTTATTTTAGCACTAGTAAGTATTTGGGCCTCGATAAAATATACAGTAGGTGCTTCTGCTTATGGGTATAGAGGTTTAGGTGATGTATTCGTATTTGTTTTTTTTGGTTTACTAGGTGTCTTAGGGGCAATGTATTTATTCACCAAGTTTTTGACGTTTGAGGCTATTTTACCTGCCATAGCAATAGGTTTGCTAAGTACAGGCGTTTTAAATTTAAATAATCTTCGAGATTGTATCTCAGATAAAAAAGCAGGTAAAAATACAGTTGTAGTTAAAATGGGTTTTGAAAAAGGTAAGATTTATCATTACTCTCTTTTGATAATTTCATTTTTTTGCATGCTAATGTTCGGGTTAATAAATTTTTCTTCTTGGAAAAATTTTCTATATTTAATCGTCTTTATACCTGTAACTATTCATGCATTGAAAGTTAGAAAAAATAAAAATCCAGTTTTATTAGACCCTGAGCTTAAGAAACTTGCCTTAAGTACGTTTTTTATAGCTATTCTATATTATATTAGTATTAATATTTTTTCGTAG
- a CDS encoding SPOR domain-containing protein, translated as MPFIEESDLLDLHKDIDKAQILNERLLDQVKYKNKEIKSYKIQKNIFAGITTFFVLGALALYSFSAGMRSNETSNTNNLLVSIDSLDVIKSRIDNLKLKNEELSNVKEFYLAKEFLEKEKIYSVQIQSFVDNNITLSSEALANTVFVKTNPFYTYSLGNFETIDEARSFRFQLIKMGFEDAFVASYQDGKRVKIEDPY; from the coding sequence ATGCCATTTATAGAAGAAAGTGATTTACTAGATTTACATAAAGATATAGACAAAGCTCAAATATTAAATGAGAGACTTTTAGATCAAGTAAAATACAAGAATAAAGAAATTAAGAGTTATAAAATACAGAAGAATATTTTTGCAGGTATTACAACTTTTTTTGTTTTAGGCGCTTTGGCTTTATATTCTTTTTCTGCAGGCATGAGAAGTAATGAAACATCTAATACAAATAACCTTTTAGTATCTATAGATAGTTTAGATGTAATCAAATCAAGAATTGATAACCTTAAACTTAAAAATGAAGAGCTTAGTAATGTAAAAGAATTTTACCTAGCTAAAGAATTTTTAGAAAAAGAAAAAATCTACTCAGTTCAAATACAATCTTTTGTAGATAATAACATAACACTCAGTTCAGAAGCGTTAGCAAATACAGTGTTTGTTAAAACAAATCCATTTTACACCTATTCTTTAGGGAATTTTGAAACTATTGATGAAGCTAGGTCTTTTAGGTTTCAATTAATAAAAATGGGTTTTGAAGATGCTTTTGTAGCTTCTTATCAAGACGGGAAAAGAGTAAAAATAGAAGACCCATACTAG
- a CDS encoding S1 RNA-binding domain-containing protein has translation MIELGNYNTLEILRDTSVGLFLGDEEGNDVLLPNKYVPEIYEIGDKLTVFCYLDFEERPVVTSLTPYVIRNKFQLLKVVEVNNVGAFLDWGLEKHLLVPFREQRIRMQEGQWYVVYCYLDEKSFRLVGSNKLDKFLDNEELTVEVNDEVDLIVTRQSDLGWDVIINDKHKGLVYTNEVFKRMAVGDNLKGFIKHIRPDNKIDISLQAIGYESVEPAANTIYKILQKEGGYLGLHDKSSPEEISAKLQMSKKIFKKSIGTLYRDRKITIKPDGIYLV, from the coding sequence ATGATAGAGTTAGGGAATTATAATACACTAGAAATTTTAAGAGATACTAGTGTAGGTCTTTTTTTGGGTGATGAAGAAGGTAATGATGTTTTATTACCAAATAAGTACGTGCCAGAAATTTATGAAATAGGCGATAAGCTTACTGTTTTTTGTTATTTAGATTTTGAAGAACGACCTGTTGTAACATCGTTAACTCCATATGTTATTCGTAATAAATTTCAGTTATTAAAAGTAGTTGAGGTTAATAATGTTGGCGCCTTTTTAGATTGGGGTTTAGAAAAGCATTTACTAGTCCCTTTTAGAGAGCAAAGAATTAGAATGCAAGAAGGACAATGGTATGTTGTTTATTGTTATTTAGATGAAAAATCGTTTAGACTTGTAGGTTCAAATAAACTAGATAAGTTTTTAGATAACGAAGAGTTAACTGTTGAGGTAAATGATGAGGTAGATTTAATTGTTACTCGACAAAGTGATTTAGGTTGGGACGTAATAATTAACGACAAACACAAAGGTTTAGTTTATACGAACGAAGTTTTTAAAAGAATGGCTGTTGGTGATAATTTAAAAGGTTTTATAAAACATATTAGACCTGATAATAAAATAGATATTAGCTTACAGGCAATTGGTTATGAAAGTGTAGAACCAGCAGCTAATACTATTTATAAAATACTACAAAAAGAAGGTGGTTATTTAGGTTTGCATGATAAATCTTCGCCAGAAGAAATTAGCGCTAAACTACAAATGAGTAAGAAAATATTTAAAAAGAGTATTGGAACTCTATACAGAGATAGAAAAATTACAATTAAACCAGACGGAATTTATTTAGTGTAA
- a CDS encoding DUF2853 family protein: MSKRDDLIVKYAADIKEKLGETPDMEFLTKVAIGLGPAIYNADASKVSGSDDKELETVKKNFLMKKLGMPESDDMMPAIKSVLEKYGSSNKNKHRAVVYYMLAKHYKKESVYNK, translated from the coding sequence ATGAGCAAAAGAGACGATTTAATAGTAAAGTACGCAGCAGATATTAAAGAAAAATTAGGAGAAACTCCAGATATGGAATTTTTAACTAAAGTTGCCATAGGTCTTGGTCCAGCAATATACAATGCAGATGCATCTAAAGTATCAGGTAGTGACGATAAAGAATTAGAAACAGTAAAAAAGAACTTTTTAATGAAAAAGTTAGGCATGCCAGAAAGTGATGACATGATGCCAGCTATTAAAAGCGTTCTTGAAAAATATGGTTCTTCAAACAAAAACAAGCATAGAGCAGTTGTTTATTATATGCTAGCTAAGCATTATAAAAAAGAATCTGTTTACAACAAATAA
- the menD gene encoding 2-succinyl-5-enolpyruvyl-6-hydroxy-3-cyclohexene-1-carboxylic-acid synthase — MNYSTIPSAQSVVYYCKMYGVKNIVISPGSRNAPLTISFTEDDYFNCYSIVDERCAAFFALGMAQQQQKPVAVVCTSGSALLNYYPAISEAFYSDIPLFVISADRPPYKIDIGDGQTIRQDHVFHRHIGYSANLMLDVSHATNTIIKEGKGLIDNSIDIEEQQTVVENHNGEQLKRAFSVALNSMSPVHVNVPFEEPLYNITTEPFNQPTVDPTSQDSDDLDDLEEYIALWGKAKRKLVLVGVNYPNTIPQKYLEILANDPSVIVLTETTSNLHHLNFFNSIDSLIAPIEKSTKKEKLFKQLQPDIVLTFGGLIVSKKIKSFLRTYKPQHHWHVNNKKAYDTFFSLTHHFKTSEHIFLSSLFANHTNVASDYYAYWSKVKNHYETKRAEYVKEIPFSDMLAFSNVAKSIPENYQLHLANSSTVRYAQLFEIDASITVFCNRGTSGIDGSTSTAVGASIYNKTPTLLITGDLSFLYDSNGLWNKHLRSDFRVIVINNDGGGIFRILPGQEETYNFETFFETTHDLKLEAICNLYNLEYNSVSEENDLKNSLNEFYKASKKAKLLEIKTPRLLNNKILLSYFDFIS; from the coding sequence GTGAACTATTCTACGATACCTTCAGCGCAAAGCGTTGTTTATTACTGCAAAATGTATGGTGTTAAAAACATTGTAATCTCTCCAGGTTCAAGAAACGCACCATTAACGATAAGTTTTACAGAAGACGATTATTTTAATTGTTACAGTATTGTAGATGAACGCTGCGCTGCTTTTTTTGCATTAGGTATGGCGCAGCAGCAACAGAAACCTGTAGCAGTAGTTTGTACATCAGGTAGTGCGTTATTAAACTATTACCCTGCAATATCAGAAGCTTTTTATAGTGATATACCATTGTTTGTAATATCGGCCGACAGACCACCTTATAAGATTGATATTGGCGATGGGCAGACCATACGACAAGATCATGTTTTTCATAGGCATATTGGATATTCGGCAAATTTAATGTTAGATGTTAGTCATGCTACAAATACCATAATAAAAGAGGGTAAAGGTTTAATTGATAACTCTATTGATATTGAAGAGCAACAAACAGTAGTGGAAAACCATAATGGAGAGCAATTAAAAAGAGCCTTTTCGGTAGCATTAAACAGCATGTCTCCAGTACATGTAAATGTACCTTTTGAAGAGCCTTTGTATAATATAACAACAGAACCTTTTAATCAACCTACGGTTGACCCAACTTCGCAAGATTCAGACGATTTAGATGATTTAGAAGAATACATTGCGTTATGGGGCAAAGCAAAACGTAAATTAGTTTTGGTAGGTGTAAATTACCCAAATACAATACCACAGAAATATCTTGAAATTTTAGCGAATGACCCTTCTGTTATTGTACTTACGGAAACAACATCAAACTTGCATCACCTTAATTTTTTTAATAGTATAGATAGCCTAATTGCACCTATTGAAAAATCTACCAAGAAAGAAAAATTATTTAAACAGTTACAACCAGATATTGTATTGACTTTTGGAGGCTTAATTGTTTCAAAAAAAATAAAAAGTTTTTTACGTACATACAAGCCACAGCACCATTGGCACGTAAACAATAAAAAGGCATACGATACTTTTTTCTCTTTAACGCATCATTTTAAAACATCAGAGCATATTTTTTTGTCGTCGCTATTTGCAAATCATACTAATGTAGCTAGTGATTATTATGCGTATTGGTCAAAAGTTAAAAATCATTATGAAACAAAAAGAGCAGAATATGTAAAAGAAATTCCTTTTTCTGATATGTTAGCTTTTTCAAATGTAGCAAAGTCTATTCCTGAAAACTACCAATTGCATTTAGCAAATAGCTCTACCGTTAGGTATGCGCAATTGTTTGAAATAGACGCTTCAATTACAGTTTTTTGTAATAGAGGAACAAGCGGTATAGATGGGTCTACATCTACAGCAGTAGGTGCATCAATTTATAATAAAACACCAACATTACTTATTACGGGCGATTTAAGTTTTTTATATGATAGTAATGGACTTTGGAATAAACATTTAAGATCTGATTTTAGAGTTATCGTTATTAATAACGATGGAGGTGGTATTTTTAGAATATTACCAGGCCAAGAAGAAACCTATAATTTTGAAACTTTTTTTGAGACGACTCATGATCTAAAATTAGAAGCAATTTGTAATTTATACAACTTAGAATACAATTCTGTTTCAGAAGAAAACGATTTAAAGAATTCTTTAAATGAGTTTTATAAAGCAAGTAAAAAAGCTAAGTTGCTCGAAATTAAAACACCTAGACTATTGAATAATAAAATTTTGCTTAGTTATTTTGATTTTATATCTTAG